The Thermotoga sp. SG1 region TACTCCATCATCGCCCTTGCGATATATCTGTTGTTCATGTTCTCAATAAATCTTTTCAGAATAAGGCGCTTTGAAAGGGCCATCTTCTTTCAATCGGTGCTTGGTTTGACCGGCGCCGTTGTAGCGTGTGTGGCGTTTCGATACGCACCGTCTTTCAAAGTGAGTTTTGCCGATCTTCACTGGTTTCTCCTCCTTCTTTTTGTGAACGTGTTCTTCATGAAAAACGGTGGGGCGAGGTTCCCTTCGTTCATGAACTGGTTCACCGTGATGATCTCTGTGGCTTTCATATCACCACTTTCTGAGGAACTCTTCTTCAGGGGAGTTCTTCTGAAACTGAATGGATACAACATATGGGTGAACGCATTCATCTTCTCGTTTCTCCACCTTTTCAACGTAATCGTTGGATTTGAGAGGTTCTTTCTGGTGAACCTCATCTACAGGTTCATCGTGGCCCTCATATTCGCTCACAGTGTTGTCGTCAGTGGATCACTGTTTCCGGCTGTTCTCTACCACGTGACCAACAATCTTGTGGCTTTCATCCTGATGACCAGGAGGGGAAGGAATGCTCGTGAGTTTCGAGGGGATAGACGGATGTGGGAAGAGCACACAGGCGAATCTGCTGGTACGGTACCTGGAGGAGAAGAAACAGAAGGTGATCCTGAGGAGGGAACCGGGGGGAACGAAGATAGGGGAGAAGATAAGAGAGATTCTGATGAAAGAGGAGATAACGCCGAAGGCTGAACTCTTTCTGTTTCTTGCTTCGAGGAACCTTCTCGTGGAGGACATCAAACACTACCTTTTCAGAGGGTACTTCGTTGTACTCGACCGATACGTGGACTCCAGCGTTGCGTACCAGGGTTTTGGAAGAAACCTCGGAAAGGAAGTCGTCGAAGAGTTGAACACCTTCGCAACGGATGGACTGATACCCGATGTGACCTTCTACATCGACATAGATGTGGAAACGGCCCTCAGAAGGAAAGGTGAACTGAATCGCTTTGAAAAAAGAGATTTCCTGGAACGAGTGAGAAAGGGCTATCTTCTCCTGGCAGAAGAGTACCCGGAGAGGATCGTTGTACTCGATGGAAAAAAAGCTGTGGAAGAGATACACAGGATGGTGGTGGAAGAGATCGAAAGAAGGTGGAAATTTGACAGTTAAACTGGCGCTGGTCGAACTGAAGAGGATCTTCAAAAGAAAGATGTCCCTCATAACGATCGTCATCACACCGGTGCTGGTGGTGTTGATTTCCCTTTTCTTCATGCAGGGGTACAACCTTCAATCCATGAAGCTCGGGATATACAACGAAGACAACAGTGTCTGGTCTTCCCTCATCTTGAGGTTCATCGGTACCATTCTGAGACAGGAAAACATCGTCAAAGTCGGAGAGGATTACGAAGATCTCCTGAAAGAAGGAAGACTCAACGCTGTTATCATCATACCCAGAGGGTTCGCGGCGAAACTCTACGCCAAACAGCCAACTCAGATGATTTTCATACCGAGTCCTGTGGATCTTCATCTGGCCGCCGCCATCTACAACGTTCTGGATTCCATCCTCGAGGACTTTCAGGGAAGTGCCTTCTTCGATCCGAATGTTCTGAGATACATTTTCACCAGTTCGGATTACCCTGTTCCCAGGCTGACACTGAAGGATTCGAGTCTCAGATTCTCCGATCTCGTCTCGCCGTTCATCATATTCTTCACTGGAATCCTGATAACCGTTTCTCTTGCGTGTGTATCTACCTTTCTAGACAGGGAAAAGAACCTCCATGAGATGTTCCTCGTCTACAACCTTTCCTGGTGGGAGTACGCCCTTGGAAAGGTCGTCGCCTACACGACCCTTGGTGTATCCGTCTCGATGGCAGCGTACGTTCTCACACGACTTCTCACCGAAAGCAGCATGAGCTTTACACTCGTTTTCTTGCTGATCGCCCTCAACTCTCTTCTTCATACTTCAGTTGGATTCATAGTTTCTTCCGTGTCTTCTGACAAGAGCCTTGCAAACATTCTGGGAGTCTCTGTGATAGGAGTTTCTCTCTTTTCGAGTGGGTTTGCCATTCCTATCAGCAATCTTCCAGAGTATCTGAAACGAATCGCCATGGCTACTCCCGTGTTCAAAACCATGTACGCCCTCAGGATCTACCAGTTAGAACACATCGTGGACATACACTCGATATCCTATGTCGGAATCTGGACGGCTGTCTTTCTTGCCCTATCGGTTTTCTCCGGAAAGTTCGTTATAAGGAGGGGTTGAGGTTGAAAATTCTCGTTGTCTCGGACACCCATGGAGCCTTTTCTCCTGTGGAAAAGATCCTGAAAATCGCCGGCACTTTCGATGAGATATGGCACCTTGGGGACGTTCTCTACCACGGACCGAGAAACCCTCTGCCGGTCGATTACAATCCGAAGGAACTTGCCTCTCTTTTGAAAAAATACCGTGTCAGGTACATCCGTGGAAACTGTGATGCGGATGTGGACGTACGGTTTCTGGAGATACCAGAAATGCCACGAATAGGGATAGAGTACCTCGGTGATGTGAAGATCCTTCTTGTCCACGGTGATCAGTTCGAGTACGAGGAAGGAGATCCCGTCTTGCTTGCAAAAGCCCACAACTGCAGCGCGATCCTGTTTGGACACTCGCATGTTCCCCTAGTTGAGAAAAGAGAGGGAATACTCCTGATAAATCCCGGATCACCTGCACTGCCCAAGTCAGAGATCGGACCAACATTTGGTATCATCGATACGGAGAGGAAGAAATTTCAACTTCGTTCCCTGGAAGGAGAACTTTTGGAAGAGGTGAGCTTTGTTGACGGAGAGTGAGAGAAAAGCAGTGGAGGAGCTGCAGAAAGAACTGGGAGTTTTTTTCAACGATGAAGAGATTCTCTTTCGCGCCCTCTGTCACAGTTCCTATGCGAACGAGCAAAAACAAGCTGGAAGAGAAGATGTGGAATCTAACGAAAAACTGGAGTTTCTAGGTGACGCCGTTCTGGAACTTTTTGTCTGTGAGATCCTGTACCGGAAATATCCCGAAGCGGAAGTGGGTGATCTGGCCCGCGTGAAATCTGCCGTTGCGAGTGAAGAAGTCCTCGCGAGGATCTCCAGAAAACTGGAACTTGGAAAGTTTCTGTTTCTTGGAAAAGGAGAGGAAAAGACGGGAGGAAGAAAGCGAGACTCCATTCTGGCGGATGCCTTCGAGGCACTACTTGCTGCACTCTATCTGGACCAGGGATACCAGAAGATCAAAGATCTCTTCGAGGGTGAGTTCGAGTTCTACATAGAGAAGATCATGAAGGGAGAAATGCTCTTTGATTACAAGACCGCGCTTCAGGAGATCGTGCAGAGAGAACACAAGATACCACCAGAATATGTACTTGTGGGAACGGAGAAAAACGGCAGTGAGAAACTGTTCATCGTTGAAGTCCGAATAAACGATGAAACACTTGCCGTTGGCAAGGGAAGAACGAAGAAAGAAGCAGAGAAAGAAGCGGCAAGAAAAGCCTACGAAAAACTGGTGATGGGAAAGCCATGAAAATCATCCCGGTGTTTCTTCCATACGCTGGTTGTAAGAAAAGATGTGTCTTTTGTGACCAGGTAAAAGCAACGGGACAGGAGAAGGTCCCGTCTCTTGATGACATCGCACGACTCATAGAGGAGTATTCAAAGACGTCCGAAGAGTACGAGGTGGGATTCTACGGAGGAACGTTCACCGGTCTTTCCGAGCAGAAGATGGAGGAGTACCTGAGCTTCGTCAGAAAGTTCTCTGTGGTGAGATCGATCAGGGTCTCCACCCGTCCAGACGAGGTGACAAAGGAGAAACTCGAGATTCTGAAAAGATACGATGTTGAAACGATCGAAGTTGGGGTTCAGTCTTTCTCAGACGAGGTGCTGAAGGCTTCAAAGAGGGGTTACACCTCCGATGAGGTAGAAAGGGCCTGTAAGCTCATTAAAAAGATGGGGTTCAGGTTGAGCGTACATCTGATGGTGGGACTGCCAAAGAGTGACAGGAAAGATGAGATACTTTCTGCGCTGAGAACGATAGAATGTGGTGCTGATCTGGTGAGGATACATCCCACTCTGGTCTTTGAAGGGACGGAACTTCACAGGATGATGGAAACTTTTCAATACAGTCCGCTCGACCTGGAGGAAGCGATAGACATCTGTTCTGATCTTGTGTGCATTCTGGAAGGATGGGGGGTTCGGGTGATCAGGATAGGGTACCACGTCCCTGTTGAACTCAGAAGATACGTGGTAGCAGGTCCTCTGGATCCTGCCCTTGGAGACAAGGTGAGGAAGACGGTCATGAAGAAGGTGATAAAAAGATTGCGTCCGACCAGAGTGGTTGCTCCGAAAAATTACCTCGTGTGGTTTGAATCGGAAGAAGTGAAGGTGGGGGATGAATTTCTGTTCGACGAACTGGCTTACACCGATGCCCTCTTTCTTGTGGGAAAAGAGGTGATAGAGGGATGCTTGAACGGCTCTCTCTGATGGTGGTCCTGGTAGGTCTTCTTGGCGTTCTTGTGAACAGAGACCTCATCAAGAAGATCATCTCACTCGACATCATGGGAACCGGGGTTGTCAGCTTCTTCGTGATCGTGTCGAGAAAACAGGGAAAAGACGTTCCGATACCATTTCACCCAGGAGCGGCTGATCCTGTTCCTCAGGCTCTGATCATCACCTCGATTGTGATTGGCTTTGCAACCGTTGCCCTTCTCGTCACCGTAGCGAGCGTTATTTCTTCAAAGTACTCTTCTATTTCTTCCGAAAAACTTGACAGGGATCGAGGGGGAGAGAAAGAGTGATTTTCCTTTCTTACAATTTCTTTCTTGTGGCACTCGGTATTGCTCTCCTTTCTTTAAAAAGAAAGACTCCGGTGTGGATGGTGTGGATCAACTTTTTCTTCATTCTCGGAGTTGTTTTCGGCAACTACAGATTCGATCTCACACTGACAGGGGAGTTCGGCGTACACCTTCTGCTAGATCACATATCACATTATTTCCTCCTGCTCACCGCCTTGGTCTTTCTTGCCGTCTTCACCAGGAAGATGAGTGTGAATCTTTCTAATCTTCTCCTTGTCCTTCTTGGGGTTCTCAATCTCACTTTCGTGAGTGCCGACCTGTTCAACCTCTATGTGACGATCGAAGCGGTCTCTCTTCTCACTTTTCTACTGGTTGTAGAAGGAAGAAAGAAAGTTCAGTACTGGTCTGCTTTCAAATATCTAATTCTTGGAACGATCGGCATGAACGTGTACCTCGTAGGTGTTGCCATTCTGTACGCAGAAAACGGTACTCTCTCCATTTCCGGATTATCTGAAAATCCCTTTGCCACTTCCCTGATCACGTCCGGACTTCTTCTGAGAGCGGGCGTGTTTCTGTTCAGCATATGGCTTCCACAGCTTCACTCCGAAGCCGAAACGGTGATCTCTGCTGTTCTCTCTGGCGTGGTTGTAAAGAGTGCGGTCTACGGTCTTTTGAGGATGGAAGAAATTGTGAACTGGGAAGTGATAGAGTATTTTGCGATACTTTCTGCTCTTTCTGGAGCTGTCCTTGCTTTTCTTTCCAAGGATTACAAAAGAACGCTTGCCTACAGCACGCTCTCGCAGATCGGAATAGTCCTTGTGTCTTCCATAACCGCCCCTGTGTACTCGCTGGCACACGGTGTTTCCAAGTCGTGGCTCTTTCTTCTGAAAGACGAACTTCCCGGCAGGAACACAGAAGAATGGAAAAGGCTCGATTTCTGGACGTGGTTTTCACTTGCACTGGCCAGTCTCTCAATCATGGGTTTTCCCGGACTTGCAGGTTTTTCAAAAAACATGGTCCTGGACCAACTTCACGGTTGGGAAAAGATTCTCATGGAAATCGTCTTCGTTGGAACCGCCGCCACGTTCTGGCGGTTTCTGATGAAGCCGTTTGCCCTTTCGGGTCAGGGAAGAATGAAACTCTACAGCGTAATACTTGCCGCTTCATCCGTTGTGATCGGAGTTTCCTTTGCAAACTGGAAATCATCGCTTGAGAGCGTTCTTCTGATAGGAGCAGGTCTTCTGATTCATTTCCTCTTCAGAGAATACAGGATCGAAAGTTACCCTCTGGAGGATTTCGACTCCATGCTGGGGATCTACCTTCTTGGGACGGTGATAATGTGTCTGTTTTCGCTGCAGTGGTGACAGGAACCGTTTTCTTTGTAATTCTTTCTCAAAAAATCACCATTCTGACCGTTGTCATGGGGGTTCTCATGAGCCTTGCTGCTTATCTGTTCACAAGGCCTTCACATTTCGAGAAATTTCCAATTCTCATTTTCAAACTCGTCTACCACATACCGAAGGCGATCTTCGAGTCGATAATGGTGATGCTGTCTTCCAGAGAGAGGAGTGCCTATGAGGTTTCTGTGGAGAATGAATGGGAAGAACTCGAAAAAACCCTCACGATCACTCTCACTCCAAAAACGCTGGTTGTCGTTTCCGATGAAGGGTACATAGTGGTTCATCGGGTGGGGAGAAGATGATCTGGATACTCACCGTTCCTCTTGTTCTGAGTGTTATCCTGGCTGTGATGGGTAGAAACCGGTGGGAAAAGCTACTCGGGATCTCTTCGCTTTCCACCAAAACGGGTGTTCTGATATACGCACTGTCGTATCTTGTTCCGGGGCTTTCTCAAGTGCGGGATGTTGCTATCTTCTATCTATTAGCCGGTGGAAGTGGTATAATCCTCTTCTCTTACTTTTTGAGGGGGAGAAAGGAATGATCTACATCGGTGTGGCACTGATGTGCCTTGGCACCTTCTTTGCCCTCATAAAGAGGGATTTTTATCTGAAGATACACTTCATAGGGATATCCGACACGGTGGGATCACTCTTTGTGGTTCTCAACTTCTGGGAGGATATTTCTAGGACAGTTCTCATGTTGGTGATTCTGCTCGTGTGGGGACCGTTCATCTCCCACGTGATAGCGCGCATGTACACGGAGGGATCCTCTTGATAGAGTACATCGTTCTTTTTTCGATGATAGCAATCTCTTTCTACACGATTTTCACGCCTGTGAGGATGTTTTCGGTCATTGGAAGGACTGCTATCAGCGTTCTGGCAACACTGCTTTACACCATTCTTGCCGCACCAGACGTTGCCATAGCCGAGGCACTCCTGGGGGCCCTTCTCACAACCCTTGTTTATCTGATAGCCCTCAAATCTAGAAACAAGATAAGGATTGGATTCACACCCGTGAGACTGCTCTTTGAGAAAATCGGAGAAGCCTTCACAGGATTCGAATACGAACTCATGAAGATCTTCTGTGAAAAGTACGACTATGGAGTGGAGTTTGTGGAATACGACTCTCTTGAAGAGCTGATGAGGGCGCTGAATGGGGGAAGGATAGACATCGGGTGCGGTGGTGTTTTCAGGGAGGACAGAAAGGGATACCTGGAAACGAAGATCTTTTATCTTGAAGACGAAAAGCTCGATCTTCTGAGATATATGGATAGAACCTATCGAGGAGAAGAACTGAACCATATCTTTCAGAAGGAGGGAAGTTACCATATCCTCTTTGCCGACGAAGAATTGAGAAGCCGCTTCAAACACTTTCTTAAAGTAGAAAAGAACCTTGTAGAAAGACTCAAGAGAAAGTATTTTGGGGAGGAGAGCAAATGAGATGGATCTGGATAGCGGTGCTTACGGTTTTTGGGGCAATGCTGGTTGCAAGCGGAGGTTTCGAAAAGATTCTTATAGACCTCAGAGATACCGTGGTGGAAAATCCCATAACGCAGATATACCTTCTGAACAGGGTGTACGATACGGTGTTTGAGGTGCTCATCTTTTCCCTTGCGGTTCTGGGGGTTTCCTTCCACATGTCCTACCTTCCCGCGCCTGAAGAGATAAAGAGCATATCGGACGTTTCCATCAGGATCTTCACACGTTTCATCGCGTTCTTTCTTCTGGTTGGATCTCTCTACCTTGCGGTCGAGGGCCATGTGAGTCCCGGTGGGGGGTTTTCGGCTGGGGTTGCGGGTGGAACGGCTCTGGCAT contains the following coding sequences:
- a CDS encoding cation:proton antiporter codes for the protein MIFLSYNFFLVALGIALLSLKRKTPVWMVWINFFFILGVVFGNYRFDLTLTGEFGVHLLLDHISHYFLLLTALVFLAVFTRKMSVNLSNLLLVLLGVLNLTFVSADLFNLYVTIEAVSLLTFLLVVEGRKKVQYWSAFKYLILGTIGMNVYLVGVAILYAENGTLSISGLSENPFATSLITSGLLLRAGVFLFSIWLPQLHSEAETVISAVLSGVVVKSAVYGLLRMEEIVNWEVIEYFAILSALSGAVLAFLSKDYKRTLAYSTLSQIGIVLVSSITAPVYSLAHGVSKSWLFLLKDELPGRNTEEWKRLDFWTWFSLALASLSIMGFPGLAGFSKNMVLDQLHGWEKILMEIVFVGTAATFWRFLMKPFALSGQGRMKLYSVILAASSVVIGVSFANWKSSLESVLLIGAGLLIHFLFREYRIESYPLEDFDSMLGIYLLGTVIMCLFSLQW
- a CDS encoding sodium:proton antiporter gives rise to the protein MLERLSLMVVLVGLLGVLVNRDLIKKIISLDIMGTGVVSFFVIVSRKQGKDVPIPFHPGAADPVPQALIITSIVIGFATVALLVTVASVISSKYSSISSEKLDRDRGGEKE
- a CDS encoding Na+/H+ antiporter subunit E, with the protein product MSVFAAVVTGTVFFVILSQKITILTVVMGVLMSLAAYLFTRPSHFEKFPILIFKLVYHIPKAIFESIMVMLSSRERSAYEVSVENEWEELEKTLTITLTPKTLVVVSDEGYIVVHRVGRR
- a CDS encoding elongator complex protein 3: MKIIPVFLPYAGCKKRCVFCDQVKATGQEKVPSLDDIARLIEEYSKTSEEYEVGFYGGTFTGLSEQKMEEYLSFVRKFSVVRSIRVSTRPDEVTKEKLEILKRYDVETIEVGVQSFSDEVLKASKRGYTSDEVERACKLIKKMGFRLSVHLMVGLPKSDRKDEILSALRTIECGADLVRIHPTLVFEGTELHRMMETFQYSPLDLEEAIDICSDLVCILEGWGVRVIRIGYHVPVELRRYVVAGPLDPALGDKVRKTVMKKVIKRLRPTRVVAPKNYLVWFESEEVKVGDEFLFDELAYTDALFLVGKEVIEGCLNGSL
- the yfcE gene encoding phosphodiesterase, which produces MKILVVSDTHGAFSPVEKILKIAGTFDEIWHLGDVLYHGPRNPLPVDYNPKELASLLKKYRVRYIRGNCDADVDVRFLEIPEMPRIGIEYLGDVKILLVHGDQFEYEEGDPVLLAKAHNCSAILFGHSHVPLVEKREGILLINPGSPALPKSEIGPTFGIIDTERKKFQLRSLEGELLEEVSFVDGE
- a CDS encoding ABC transporter permease — its product is MEKKLWKRYTGWWWKRSKEGGNLTVKLALVELKRIFKRKMSLITIVITPVLVVLISLFFMQGYNLQSMKLGIYNEDNSVWSSLILRFIGTILRQENIVKVGEDYEDLLKEGRLNAVIIIPRGFAAKLYAKQPTQMIFIPSPVDLHLAAAIYNVLDSILEDFQGSAFFDPNVLRYIFTSSDYPVPRLTLKDSSLRFSDLVSPFIIFFTGILITVSLACVSTFLDREKNLHEMFLVYNLSWWEYALGKVVAYTTLGVSVSMAAYVLTRLLTESSMSFTLVFLLIALNSLLHTSVGFIVSSVSSDKSLANILGVSVIGVSLFSSGFAIPISNLPEYLKRIAMATPVFKTMYALRIYQLEHIVDIHSISYVGIWTAVFLALSVFSGKFVIRRG
- a CDS encoding Na(+)/H(+) antiporter subunit B — encoded protein: MRWIWIAVLTVFGAMLVASGGFEKILIDLRDTVVENPITQIYLLNRVYDTVFEVLIFSLAVLGVSFHMSYLPAPEEIKSISDVSIRIFTRFIAFFLLVGSLYLAVEGHVSPGGGFSAGVAGGTALALIALVEDFENFERKFERTKAYFLEKFVMIVFLFLVMLILPGRNLIVPANVIVYLKVMLGSWIVVYYFIKHRGLL
- the tmk gene encoding dTMP kinase, with translation MLVSFEGIDGCGKSTQANLLVRYLEEKKQKVILRREPGGTKIGEKIREILMKEEITPKAELFLFLASRNLLVEDIKHYLFRGYFVVLDRYVDSSVAYQGFGRNLGKEVVEELNTFATDGLIPDVTFYIDIDVETALRRKGELNRFEKRDFLERVRKGYLLLAEEYPERIVVLDGKKAVEEIHRMVVEEIERRWKFDS
- a CDS encoding hydrogenase subunit MbhD domain-containing protein; the encoded protein is MIEYIVLFSMIAISFYTIFTPVRMFSVIGRTAISVLATLLYTILAAPDVAIAEALLGALLTTLVYLIALKSRNKIRIGFTPVRLLFEKIGEAFTGFEYELMKIFCEKYDYGVEFVEYDSLEELMRALNGGRIDIGCGGVFREDRKGYLETKIFYLEDEKLDLLRYMDRTYRGEELNHIFQKEGSYHILFADEELRSRFKHFLKVEKNLVERLKRKYFGEESK
- a CDS encoding monovalent cation/H(+) antiporter subunit G yields the protein MIYIGVALMCLGTFFALIKRDFYLKIHFIGISDTVGSLFVVLNFWEDISRTVLMLVILLVWGPFISHVIARMYTEGSS
- the rnc gene encoding ribonuclease III, which produces MTESERKAVEELQKELGVFFNDEEILFRALCHSSYANEQKQAGREDVESNEKLEFLGDAVLELFVCEILYRKYPEAEVGDLARVKSAVASEEVLARISRKLELGKFLFLGKGEEKTGGRKRDSILADAFEALLAALYLDQGYQKIKDLFEGEFEFYIEKIMKGEMLFDYKTALQEIVQREHKIPPEYVLVGTEKNGSEKLFIVEVRINDETLAVGKGRTKKEAEKEAARKAYEKLVMGKP